In Astyanax mexicanus isolate ESR-SI-001 chromosome 17, AstMex3_surface, whole genome shotgun sequence, a single window of DNA contains:
- the LOC103033717 gene encoding proteinase-activated receptor 2, with the protein MAFSNFTNQSQGMAGIPFPSSISNNDEQGLNVSKTAVIILTSNLTTVFIPVVYIIIFILGLPPNALAIWVFLFRTKKKHPASILMANLALADLLFIIMLPLKIHYHFNGNDWIFGKPLCKLFTGFFYGNMYCSTVFISYISVQRYWAVSHPFSRKVDNRVVLCISICLWVLVALSTIPLYIYDQAIKINNLNITTCHDVNRIKELHIPVRYFLTMGVMGYVVPCVVCVAAYLLMFRSLRGSITDARSNKKKKKAVFLMLTVVVLFLVCFTPSNVMLMVHYSLAGLEIQNEAYRVYIVALCLGSLNSCLDPFTYYFTSKEFREHVKNTLKCRSERSAKQLMVSFTPVRPSTENHTLSSHTSTVEHQAEGPQNTLEKTLE; encoded by the exons ATGGCTTTTTCAAACTTTACCAACCAGTCTCAAG GCATGGCTGGAATTCCATTTCCATCTTCCATCTCCAATAACGATGAACAAGGTCTCAACGTGAGCAAAACTGCCGTAATTATTCTGACCAGCAATCTCACCACAGTCTTCATCCCTGTGGtctacatcatcatcttcattTTGGGGTTACCCCCTAACGCCTTGGCCATCTGGGTGTTCCTCTTCAGAACGAAGAAGAAGCATCCAGCGTCCATCCTGATGGCCAACCTCGCGCTGGCTGACCTGCTCTTCATCATCATGCTTCCACTGAAGATCCACTATCACTTCAACGGCAACGACTGGATCTTCGGGAAACCACTGTGTAAACTTTTCACAGGCTTCTTCTACGGGAACATGTACTGCTCTACTGTCTTCATTTCCTACATCAGCGTGCAGCGCTACTGGGCAGTCTCTCACCCATTTTCTCGGAAAGTAGACAACCGTGTCGTGTTGTGTATATCCATCTGTTTGTGGGTTCTGGTCGCCCTGTCCACCATCCCGCTCTACATTTACGACCAAGCTATCAAAATTAACAATCTCAACATCACCACTTGCCATGACGTCAATCGAATCAAAGAGTTACACATCCCTGTTAGATATTTCCTGACTATGGGCGTTATGGGATATGTAGTTCCCTGTGTGGTGTGCGTAGCAGCATATCTGCTGATGTTTCGCTCTCTCAGGGGTTCGATAACAGATGCACGCtccaacaagaagaaaaagaaggccgTTTTTCTCATGTTGACGGTGGTGGTACTGTTTCTGGTGTGTTTCACTCCCAGCAACGTCATGCTAATGGTGCACTACTCTCTTGCTGGTTTAGAGATTCAGAACGAAGCTTACCGGGTGTACATCGTCGCGCTGTGTCTGGGCAGCCTGAACAGCTGTCTGGACCCGTTCACGTATTACTTTACCTCAAAAGAGTTTCGCGAGCACGTGAAGAACACGCTGAAGTGTCGCAGTGAGCGTTCAGCCAAGCAGTTGATGGTTTCCTTCACTCCTGTGAGGCCTTCCACAGAAAACCACACCCTGTCATCTCACACATCTACAGTGGAGCATCAGGCTGAAGGTCCTCAAAATACTCTCGAGAAAACACTGGAATAA
- the LOC111193898 gene encoding proteinase-activated receptor 2-like, protein MYAIVVLKSAKTQTNHPFLPTDNSTYVGFPGLPVTTESPLGVGVSDTSISVLNSSLTTVFIPLIYIIIFIVGLPTNAMAIWVFLFRIKKKKKNPMSILLANLALADLLFIIWLPLKIHYHFNNNNWTFGEPLCKVLVGFFYGNMYCSTIFIAFISIQRYWAVAHPLSHKLSNRVTVCVSVCVWIVVWITTIPLYLYDQTVKITNDNITTCHDVTRPSQSSFPVGYFLTMGIVGYVVPCLVCVVAYLLTFCSLRKSAIDSSSSKKKKKAIILMIIVVVMFLLCFTPSNIMLLVHYSLLAAEIQNEAYSFYIVALCLGSLNSCLDPFVYYFISDEFREHVKNTLKCRSERSAERIKVSFTHVKSSSECPTLSTFTPTGYQQSKSPLKTHQPITN, encoded by the exons ATGTACG CAATAGTAGTCCTgaaaagtgcaaaaacacaaaccaaTCATCCTTTTCTCCCTACAGACAATTCCACCTATGTCGGATTTCCTGGACTTCCTGTAACAACAGAGAGCCCACTGGGTGTTGGTGTTTCAGACACCTCCATAAGTGTTCTGAACAGCAGTCTCACCACAGTCTTCATTCCACTGatctacatcatcatcttcattGTGGGGTTACCCACCAACGCCATGGCCATCTGGGTGTTCCTCTTCAGaatcaagaagaagaaaaagaatccaATGTCCATCTTACTGGCCAACCTCGCACTGGCTGACCTGCTCTTCATCATCTGGCTCCCACTGAAGATCCACTATCACTTCAACAACAACAACTGGACCTTCGGGGAACCACTGTGTAAAGTTCTAGTGGGTTTTTTCTATGGGAACATGTACTGCTCCACTATCTTCATAGCCTTCATCAGCATTCAGCGCTACTGGGCAGTTGCACACCCACTCTCTCACAAACTGTCCAAtcgtgtaacagtgtgtgtatctgtgtgtgtgtggattgtggTCTGGATCACCACCATCCCTCTCTACCTGTATGACCAGACTGTTAAAATCACCAACGACAACATCACCACCTGCCATGACGTCACACGTCCCAGTCAATCAAGCTTCCCTGTTGGATACTTCCTGACTATGGGCATTGTGGGATATGTAGTTCCCTGTTTGGTGTGTGTAGTTGCATATCTGCTGACCTTTTGCTCTCTCAGGAAGTCTGCAATTGATTCCAGCAGcagtaagaagaaaaagaaggcgaTTATCCTCATGATCATTGTGGTGGTGATGTTCCTGTTGTGTTTCACCCCCAGTAACATCATGCTGCTGGTTCACTACTCTCTGCTGGCAGCAGAGATTCAGAATGAAGCCTACAGCTTCTACATTGTTGCGCTGTGTCTGGGCAGTTTGAACAGCTGTCTGGACCCGTTTGTGTATTATTTTATCTCGGATGAGTTCAGAGAGCATGTGAAGAACACGCTGAAGTGTCGTAGCGAACGTTCTGCTGAGAGGATAAAGGTTTCCTTCACGCATGTAAAATCCTCTTCAGAATGCCCAACACTCTCAACGTTCACCCCAACAGGATATCAGCAAAGTAAAAGTCCTCTTAAAACACACCAACCAATAACAAATTAA
- the LOC103034900 gene encoding proteinase-activated receptor 2, which produces MDYDTGNYEDYPWPFPPNNSTEFIIPGFAVKLETEEGVGVSDTSMSVLNSSLTTVFIPLIYIIIFIVGLPTNAMAVWVFLIRMKKKHPASILLANLALADLLFIIWLPMKIHYHFNNNNWIFGEPLCKVLVGFFYGNMYCSTIFIACISVQRYWAVARPLSHKLTNRVAVCVSVCVWIVVWLLTTPLYQYDQTVKVTNLNITTCHDVTRSSQLSFPIGFFLTMGIVGYVVPSVVCIVAYLLTFRSLRGSVTDSDSEKKKKKAIIFMAIVLVMFLLCFTPSNIMLMVHYSLLDADIQNEAYSFYIVALCLGSLNSCLDPFVYYFISDEFREHVKNMLKCRSERSAERMKVPSSPVKSSSECSTLLSST; this is translated from the exons ATGGATTATGATACGGGTAACTATGAAGACTATCCCTGGCCTTTCCCACCAA ACAATTCCACTGAGTTTATAATTCCTGGATTTGCTGTAAAGCTGGAGACTGAAGAGGGTGTTGGTGTTTCAGACACTTCCATGAGTGTTCTGAACAGCAGTCTCACCACAGTCTTCATTCCACTGatctacatcatcatcttcattGTGGGGTTACCCACCAACGCCATGGCCGTCTGGGTGTTTCTCATCAGAATGAAGAAGAAACATCCAGCGTCCATCTTACTGGCCAACCTCGCACTGGCTGACCTGCTCTTCATCATCTGGCTCCCGATGAAGATCCACTACCACTTCAACAACAACAACTGGATCTTTGGGGAACCACTGTGTAAAGTTCTAGTGGGCTTTTTCTATGGGAACATGTACTGCTCCACTATCTTCATAGCGTGCATCAGCGTTCAGCGCTACTGGGCAGTCGCACGTCCACTCTCTCACAAGCTGACCAATCGTGTagcagtgtgtgtatctgtgtgtgtgtggattgtggTCTGGCTCCTCACCACCCCGCTCTACCAGTATGACCAGACTGTTAAAGTCACCAACCTCAACATCACCACCTGCCATGACGTCACACGCTCCAGTCAGTTAAGTTTCCCTATTGGATTTTTCCTGACCATGGGCATTGTGGGATATGTAGTTCCCAGTGTGGTGTGTATAGTAGCATATCTGCTGACGTTTCGCTCCCTCAGGGGGTCTGTTACAGATTCTGACagtgaaaagaagaagaagaaggctaTTATCTTCATGGCCATTGTACTGGTGATGTTCCTGCTGTGTTTCACTCCCAGTAACATCATGCTGATGGTTCACTACTCTCTCCTGGATGCAGATATTCAGAATGAAGCCTACAGCTTCTACATCGTTGCACTGTGTCTGGGCAGTCTGAACAGCTGTCTGGACCCGTTTGTGTATTATTTTATCTCAGATGAGTTCAGAGAGCATGTGAAGAACATGCTGAAGTGTCGTAGTGAACGATCTGCTGAGAGGATGAAGGTTCCCTCAAGTCCTGTAAAATCCTCTTCAGAATGCTCAACACTCTTAAGTTCTAcataa
- the LOC107196827 gene encoding proteinase-activated receptor 2-like produces the protein TSLLFLSTGNSTEHIVPGFAVELEINKSVHVFNKSSSVLKSSVTTAFLPVIYIIIFIVGLPTNAMAIWVFLIRIKKKHPASILLANLALADLLFIIWLPMKIHYHFNNNNWTFGEPLCKVLVGFFYGNMYCSTIFIACISVQRYWAFVHPLSHKLTNRVTVCVSVCVWIVVWIMTTPLYLYDQTVKVTNLNIITCHDIIRPSQLRFPVGYFLSVGIVGYVVPCLVCVVAYLLTFRSLRESVTDSGSSKKKKKAIIFMVIVLVMFLVCFTPSNIMLIVHYSLLNLKIRNNAYSFYIVALCLGSLNSCLDPFVYYFISDEFREHVKNTLKCRSERSAERMKVSFTPVKISSESQSIYDLMAKNRHKVTLY, from the coding sequence ACCAGTCTGCTCTTTCTCTCAACAGGCAATTCTACAGAACATATAGTCCCTGGATTTGCTGTAGAGCTGGAGATTAATAAGAGTGTGCATGTTTTCAACAAATCCTCGAGTGTTCTAAAGAGCAGTGTcaccacagcctttctccctgtgatctacatcatcatcttcattGTGGGGTTACCCACCAACGCCATGGCCATCTGGGTGTTCCTTATTAGAATAAAGAAGAAACATCCAGCGTCCATCTTACTGGCCAACCTCGCACTGGCTGACCTGCTCTTCATCATCTGGCTCCCGATGAAGATCCACTACCACTTCAACAACAACAACTGGACCTTTGGGGAACCACTGTGTAAAGTTCTAGTGGGCTTTTTCTATGGGAACATGTACTGCTCCACTATCTTCATAGCGTGCATCAGCGTTCAGCGCTACTGGGCATTTGTACACCCACTCTCTCACAAACTGACCAAtcgtgtaacagtgtgtgtatctgtgtgtgtgtggattgtcGTCTGGATCATGACCACCCCGCTCTACCTGTATGACCAGACTGTTAAAGTCACCAACCTCAACATCATCACCTGCCATGACATCATACGGCCCAGCCAATTACGCTTTCCTGTTGGATATTTCTTGAGCGTGGGCATTGTGGGATATGTAGTTCCCTGTTTGGTGTGTGTAGTAGCTTATCTGCTGACGTTTCGCTCTCTCAGGGAGTCCGTTACAGATTCAGGCAGCagcaagaagaaaaagaaggctaTTATCTTCATGGTCATTGTGCTGGTGATGTTTCTAGTGTGTTTCACTCCCAGTAACATCATGCTGATAGTTCACTACTCTCTCCTAAATTTGAAGATTCGGAACAATGCCTACAGCTTCTACATTGTTGCACTGTGTTTGGGCAGTTTGAACAGCTGTCTGGACCCGTTTGTGTATTATTTTATCTCGGATGAGTTCAGAGAGCATGTGAAGAACACGCTGAAGTGTCGTAGCGAACGTTCTGCTGAGAGGATGAAGGTTTCCTTCACTCCAGTAAAAATCTCTTCAGAATCCCAATCTATCTATGATTTAATGGCTAAGAATCGTCATAAAGTTACTCTGTACTGA
- the LOC103033397 gene encoding proteinase-activated receptor 2-like has protein sequence MDAVANDSDYDWPHPTKNSTDFVLSGYDVELETKEGVRVSHVSMSVLNSSLTSVFIPLIYIIIFIVGLPTNAMAIWVFLIRIKKKHPASILLANLALADLLFIIWLPMKIHYHFKGNDWTFGEQLCKVLVGFFYGNMYCSTILIAFISVQRYWAVTHPLSHKLTNRVTVCVSVCVWIVVWIMTTPLYLYDQTVKVTNLNITTCHDITRPSQLNFPVGYFLTMGILGYVVPCLVCVVAYPLTFRSLRRSETDSSSSKKKKKAIIFMVIVLVMFLVCFTPSNIMLMVHYSLLSLKIRNHAYSFYIVALCLGSLNSCLDPFVYYFISDEFREHVKNTLKCRSERSAERMKVSFTPVKTSTLSSSTPTGDSQSGSPPDTPQP, from the exons ATGGATGCAGTGGCTAATGACAGTGACTATGACTGGCCTCACCCAACAA AGAATTCTACTGACTTCGTACTCTCTGGATATGATGTAGAGCTGGAGACTAAAGAGGGAGTGCGTGTTTCTCACGTTTCCATGAGTGTTCTGAACAGCAGTCTCACCTCAGTCTTCATTCCACTGatctacatcatcatcttcattGTGGGGTTACCCACCAACGCCATGGCCATCTGGGTGTTCCTTATTAGAATAAAGAAGAAACATCCAGCGTCCATCTTACTGGCCAACCTCGCACTGGCTGACCTGCTCTTCATCATCTGGCTCCCGATGAAGATCCACTACCACTTCAAAGGCAACGACTGGACCTTCGGGGAGCAGCTGTGTAAAGTTCTAGTGGGCTTTTTCTATGGGAACATGTACTGCTCCACTATCTTAATAGCCTTCATCAGTGTTCAGCGCTACTGGGCAGTTACACACCCACTCTCTCACAAGCTGACCAAtcgtgtaacagtgtgtgtatctgtgtgtgtgtggattgtggTCTGGATCATGACCACCCCGCTCTACCTGTATGACCAGACTGTTAAAGTCACCAACCTCAACATCACCACCTGCCATGACATCACGCGTCCCAGTCAATTAAACTTTCCTGTTGGATACTTTTTGACCATGGGCATTCTGGGATATGTAGTTCCCTGTTTGGTGTGTGTAGTTGCATATCCGCTGACGTTTCGCTCCCTCAGGAGGTCTGAAACTGATTCCAGCAGcagtaagaagaaaaagaaggcgaTTATCTTCATGGTCATTGTGCTGGTGATGTTCCTGGTGTGTTTCACTCCCAGTAACATCATGCTGATGGTTCACTACTCTCTCCTGAGTTTGAAGATTCGGAATCATGCCTACAGCTTCTACATTGTTGCGCTGTGTCTGGGCAGTTTGAACAGCTGTCTGGACCCGTTTGTGTATTATTTTATCTCGGATGAGTTCAGGGAGCACGTGAAGAACACGCTGAAGTGTCGTAGTGAACGATCTGCTGAGAGGATGAAGGTTTCCTTCACTCCAGTAAAAACATCAACACTTTCATCATCCACACCAACAGGAGATTCACAAAGTGGAAGTCCTCCTGATACACCACAACCGTGA